A genome region from Gemmatimonadota bacterium includes the following:
- a CDS encoding SUMF1/EgtB/PvdO family nonheme iron enzyme, which yields MKFKRKSIIGLLATMGIVFAGIGFVYAQTAADVDYDGDGVVGVGDFLLFVARFGTNQGDPNYEAEYDLDGDGQVGVSDFLVFFGFFGQSAVPNDAPVLQRIGDQGVPKGGTLTLELVASDPDGDNLTYSVSGNPAGSSLSGTTFLWTPTSESETHRVTFTVKDGKGGTDTETITLRVVEFQFKLIGHRIQTELPSFVNILFQVIDSDNWGVSSLSTNHFEVRENGQPVSPTESKMHVRKREAITQSYTVRTVLMLDTSASVEPHLAQIKEAAITLVKNMTNQQEIALYEFSEEPVLLQNFTNDVDALIRAIQGIRLGFATTNLYGSVIAGSARWWDAFTTTGVQQGVMIILTDGSDTQGSHTLSEALSARGDKNIYTIGLGNEIDPEVLQEIGNAGFFQITDVSKLSAQLTAQFVEIQSRIASFADSFYWLKYLSPKRGDRAHELELSVKGNQLNSTIEGEFYSRDFCSVRQGVYVNYSPCSDSDPEGVKDLQITRGDTVRLQAVTYPGAETPQYSWESSNSDIVVIEPDPVDASVAWAIAVGDRVQIVNSLEVWPIAVRDTLRTATLRVFDQSNRLDRQVEVEVRGEVRLELPTHYFPLPGGASLEMIWIEPGTFHMGSLEGLWDDEGPVHEVTISQGFYLGKYEVTQEQWELVMGTRPWRRQDHYVRSWPSYPVVYVSWEDAQEFISRLNASLSRNLYRLPTEAEWEYACRAGTTTRWSHGDAWAQLQHYAWYNESSFYESGHIVGRKRANPYGLYDMHGNVSEWVQDWYDRDYYRSSPSVDPQGPLSGSNRVIRGGNFDSFDSDVRSASRSSEWPGGRGSRLVGFRLLRQAQ from the coding sequence ATGAAGTTCAAGAGAAAATCTATTATTGGATTGTTGGCAACGATGGGAATTGTTTTCGCGGGGATTGGTTTTGTTTATGCCCAAACCGCAGCAGATGTGGATTATGATGGCGATGGCGTAGTTGGGGTTGGCGATTTCTTGTTGTTTGTCGCCAGATTTGGGACCAATCAGGGCGATCCGAATTATGAGGCAGAATACGATCTGGATGGTGACGGACAGGTGGGTGTGTCAGACTTTTTGGTGTTCTTTGGGTTTTTCGGTCAAAGTGCTGTTCCCAACGATGCACCGGTATTGCAGCGGATTGGCGACCAGGGTGTGCCAAAAGGCGGTACCCTGACCCTGGAGTTGGTCGCTTCGGATCCGGATGGAGATAACTTGACTTACTCGGTGAGCGGTAATCCGGCGGGATCGTCGCTGTCGGGAACTACTTTCCTTTGGACGCCGACGAGCGAGTCTGAAACGCATCGGGTGACGTTCACAGTAAAAGACGGCAAAGGTGGGACGGATACCGAGACGATCACTCTCAGAGTCGTGGAGTTCCAGTTTAAGTTGATTGGACACCGGATCCAGACCGAGTTGCCCAGCTTTGTCAATATTCTGTTCCAGGTAATTGATTCCGATAACTGGGGTGTGAGTTCTTTAAGCACTAACCACTTTGAAGTGCGCGAGAACGGTCAGCCAGTGTCCCCCACCGAGTCGAAGATGCACGTTCGCAAGCGGGAGGCCATTACCCAGAGTTATACGGTCAGGACAGTTCTGATGCTCGACACCAGCGCGAGCGTAGAGCCGCATCTGGCGCAGATTAAAGAGGCAGCCATCACTCTGGTAAAAAACATGACCAATCAGCAAGAGATCGCCTTATACGAATTTTCTGAGGAGCCGGTGCTTTTGCAGAATTTTACGAATGATGTAGATGCCTTGATCAGGGCGATCCAGGGGATCCGTTTGGGTTTTGCGACCACCAACCTGTACGGTAGTGTTATCGCCGGAAGTGCACGGTGGTGGGATGCTTTTACGACAACTGGCGTACAGCAGGGGGTTATGATCATTCTGACCGACGGGAGCGACACGCAGGGATCTCATACTCTGTCAGAGGCACTTTCGGCGCGGGGAGATAAGAATATTTATACGATTGGTCTGGGGAACGAGATTGATCCGGAAGTTCTACAGGAAATTGGCAACGCCGGGTTTTTCCAAATCACCGACGTAAGCAAATTATCTGCCCAACTGACGGCTCAGTTTGTCGAGATTCAAAGTAGGATAGCTTCGTTCGCGGACAGCTTTTACTGGTTGAAGTACCTGAGTCCTAAGCGTGGAGATAGGGCTCATGAACTGGAGTTGAGCGTGAAGGGAAATCAACTCAATTCCACGATTGAAGGAGAGTTCTACAGCAGGGATTTCTGTTCGGTGCGCCAGGGTGTATATGTCAACTATTCGCCGTGTTCCGATTCCGATCCTGAAGGGGTCAAGGATCTGCAGATAACCAGGGGCGATACGGTGCGCCTCCAGGCAGTGACGTATCCGGGAGCCGAGACTCCACAGTATAGCTGGGAGTCAAGCAATAGCGATATCGTCGTGATCGAGCCAGACCCGGTTGATGCGTCGGTGGCGTGGGCTATTGCGGTTGGGGATAGGGTACAAATAGTTAATTCGTTAGAGGTGTGGCCGATTGCGGTTAGGGACACCTTGCGGACAGCGACTCTAAGGGTGTTTGACCAATCGAATAGGTTGGACAGGCAGGTGGAGGTGGAGGTGAGAGGAGAGGTGCGGTTGGAGTTACCTACACACTATTTTCCACTGCCGGGGGGCGCATCGCTGGAGATGATATGGATAGAGCCGGGAACATTTCATATGGGATCGTTGGAGGGGCTTTGGGATGATGAAGGACCAGTGCATGAGGTGACAATCAGTCAGGGATTCTACTTGGGGAAGTATGAGGTAACGCAGGAGCAGTGGGAGTTAGTGATGGGTACGCGTCCCTGGCGACGTCAAGATCATTATGTGCGTTCTTGGCCGAGTTATCCTGTCGTGTATGTATCGTGGGAGGATGCTCAGGAATTTATCAGTCGTTTGAATGCGTCGTTGAGTAGAAATTTGTACCGTTTGCCAACAGAGGCAGAGTGGGAGTATGCGTGTCGGGCTGGGACAACGACGCGCTGGTCTCATGGAGATGCCTGGGCTCAATTGCAGCATTATGCGTGGTATAATGAGTCGTCTTTTTATGAGTCTGGTCATATAGTAGGACGAAAGCGAGCGAACCCCTATGGATTGTATGACATGCATGGTAATGTATCGGAGTGGGTGCAGGATTGGTATGATCGTGATTATTATCGTTCTTCTCCATCAGTGGATCCGCAGGGTCCGTTGTCAGGTTCGAATCGCGTTATCCGGGGCGGCAACTTCGACAGCTTCGACTCGGATGTGCGGTCGGCGAGTCGCAGCAGCGAGTGGCCCGGCGGTCGCGGCTCCCGCCTCGTTGGGTTTCGCCTTCTGAGACAGGCTCAGTAG
- a CDS encoding DUF362 domain-containing protein — MSRINVGLARRENHRQNVFGALDLIRDDVVPRLAEQVMLKPNFLSSKNQLASSHPDAMRGAIDFLLTTPNPPDEILIAEGGNEDIPGEAFDNFGYHALIEEYDVPIRLIDLNSETRWETVPILLDDRTEYVIHMPKTVLDCPCTISMAVAKTHDVTVVTLALKNMIMGTIRKEDRVKMHGFPSHPERLRPNESKRLNVNLIRLAKYLAPDIGVIDGTVGLQGNGPGGTDSVDLGVAAASVDVFAVDAVMTSVMGFEPAKQGLLYYANQLGIGVTDLNNINILGTAIEDVARAFKPHKWIEEQRQWHEPNAMADIFA; from the coding sequence ATGTCCAGGATTAATGTTGGTCTTGCCCGCCGCGAAAATCACCGCCAGAATGTGTTTGGTGCTCTCGATCTCATCCGCGATGACGTGGTTCCCAGGCTCGCCGAGCAGGTGATGCTCAAACCCAATTTTCTTTCGTCTAAAAATCAACTGGCGTCTTCTCATCCCGATGCGATGCGAGGGGCCATTGATTTTTTGCTTACCACGCCCAATCCACCGGATGAGATTCTCATTGCCGAGGGGGGTAACGAAGATATTCCGGGAGAGGCTTTTGACAATTTTGGGTATCACGCTTTGATAGAAGAATACGATGTTCCCATTCGGCTCATTGATCTCAATTCCGAGACCCGATGGGAGACTGTGCCGATTCTTCTCGATGACCGCACTGAATACGTTATACATATGCCCAAAACTGTGCTGGATTGTCCTTGCACGATTTCAATGGCGGTTGCTAAGACCCACGATGTCACGGTTGTTACGCTCGCGCTCAAGAATATGATTATGGGAACGATCCGCAAAGAAGACCGCGTTAAGATGCACGGGTTTCCCTCGCATCCAGAACGCTTGCGTCCCAATGAGTCCAAACGACTCAATGTCAATCTTATTCGGCTCGCCAAGTATTTGGCACCGGATATCGGCGTGATCGATGGTACTGTCGGTTTGCAGGGCAATGGTCCCGGGGGGACGGATTCGGTTGATCTGGGCGTTGCCGCGGCGAGTGTAGATGTTTTTGCTGTGGATGCGGTTATGACCAGTGTTATGGGTTTTGAACCCGCGAAGCAGGGGTTGCTCTATTATGCCAATCAACTCGGCATTGGTGTGACCGATCTCAACAATATCAATATTCTCGGAACTGCTATAGAAGATGTTGCCAGGGCGTTTAAGCCGCACAAGTGGATCGAAGAACAACGCCAGTGGCACGAGCCAAATGCCATGGCCGATATTTTTGCGTGA
- a CDS encoding DUF433 domain-containing protein, with protein MSTLTDIETLIVRSDDIRGGRPRIAGTGVTVRRIVGWYQMGLTPDEITDRLEHLTLAQVQAALAYFHANQSEIEADIASEEAEARQFEQTLKL; from the coding sequence ATGAGCACTTTGACCGATATTGAAACGCTAATTGTCCGCTCGGATGATATACGAGGAGGACGACCTCGCATTGCGGGGACGGGGGTAACTGTTCGACGTATTGTGGGATGGTACCAAATGGGATTAACACCGGATGAAATCACGGACCGTTTGGAACATCTAACCCTGGCTCAAGTGCAGGCGGCATTGGCCTATTTTCATGCCAATCAATCTGAAATAGAAGCCGATATCGCGTCTGAAGAAGCAGAAGCTCGGCAATTTGAACAGACCCTGAAGTTGTGA
- a CDS encoding undecaprenyldiphospho-muramoylpentapeptide beta-N-acetylglucosaminyltransferase: MPTIVLIGGGTAGHVTPNIALLPALRDAGYDVHYVGTRDGIERELIAREDIPYYAVPAGKLRRYLDWQNFTDLARIKFGFLKSLLLLARIRPDIVFSKGGFVTPPIIWAAWLLGIPVVCHESDLTPGLANKLALPFARRICYAFAETARYLPAEKAVHTGIPVRTELGDGDAQRGRDLCAFASGKPVILIMGGSLGSRAINAAVRAALPELLVDYQICHLCGQSNLDPALEQTEGYAQFEYVADDLPHLFAAAGFIVSRAGATALFEFLSLQKPALLIPLSMQASRGDQIENAEAFRNAGYSLVLSEEGLTPDVLCKAIRDLCDQSDVLRQSMSDWRRRDAVAEILSILADCLNKN, encoded by the coding sequence TTGCCTACTATTGTCCTCATTGGCGGTGGTACTGCCGGGCATGTTACGCCCAATATTGCGCTGTTGCCCGCTTTGCGCGATGCGGGATATGATGTGCATTATGTCGGTACGCGGGACGGTATTGAGAGAGAATTGATCGCACGGGAGGACATTCCTTATTACGCAGTTCCCGCAGGCAAGCTCCGACGCTATCTGGATTGGCAAAATTTTACCGATCTCGCCCGCATCAAGTTTGGGTTTCTCAAGTCGCTGTTGCTTCTCGCCCGTATTAGACCCGATATTGTTTTTAGTAAGGGGGGATTTGTCACGCCGCCTATTATCTGGGCTGCGTGGTTGCTGGGTATTCCCGTGGTGTGTCACGAGTCGGATCTCACGCCGGGTTTGGCCAATAAGCTCGCTCTTCCATTTGCCCGGCGTATTTGTTACGCTTTTGCGGAGACAGCCAGATATTTGCCTGCTGAGAAGGCGGTTCATACGGGTATCCCGGTTCGGACAGAGCTGGGAGATGGAGATGCCCAGAGAGGGCGGGATTTGTGCGCGTTTGCGTCTGGGAAACCCGTTATTCTCATTATGGGGGGGAGTCTGGGGTCGCGTGCGATTAACGCGGCAGTTCGCGCTGCTCTCCCCGAGTTGCTTGTCGATTACCAGATTTGTCATTTGTGCGGGCAGAGCAATCTCGACCCGGCTCTTGAACAGACCGAAGGCTACGCGCAGTTTGAATATGTCGCGGATGACTTGCCTCATCTTTTTGCGGCGGCCGGTTTTATTGTTTCTCGCGCAGGTGCTACCGCGCTCTTTGAATTTCTCTCGCTTCAAAAACCCGCGCTTTTGATTCCCCTTTCCATGCAAGCCAGTCGCGGAGATCAAATCGAGAATGCCGAGGCTTTTCGAAATGCCGGTTATAGTCTCGTGCTTTCAGAAGAGGGGCTTACGCCGGATGTGCTTTGCAAAGCGATTCGCGATTTGTGCGATCAAAGCGATGTGTTGCGTCAGTCCATGTCTGATTGGCGCAGGCGCGACGCTGTTGCGGAGATCCTTTCAATCCTCGCCGATTGTCTGAATAAGAATTGA